The Blattabacterium cuenoti sequence TCCTGCAAAAGCCATGGCTAAAGAAAATGTTCCATATAATACAACAAATTTTAAGATATTATATCCTAAAGAAACAAAGATCTTTGCTACAAGAGTCCATGTGGAAAATAAGACCAGTAAAAAAACAAAAAAATGATGATTGATCCACTTTATAAAATGTTGGATCAATAAAGATAATCCTGTTAAATTATCCTCCAGTAAACCTTGCAAAGTACTATGTAGACCTCTTACAATCAAAAAATAAGTCATACTGCTCAATGAAATAGCAGCCCATATAACTCCGACATATTTTAATCTACTTTTATATTCAAAACTTAATAAAAATCGTATGAAATAATGAATGAAAGCACCGGAAAAAAAGGAAATTAGAATAGATAAAAAAATTCCTATACCAATGGTCAATGTTTTTTCTGCTTTAATATATTGACTTAAATGATGAAGTGGTTCATTACTTAATGGTGAAGCTATTTTTATCATGGCTATACTAAAAGCTCCACCTAATAAGCAAAAAACCATAGATACTGTAGTAGAAGTAGGTAATCCTAAAGTGTTAAAAACATCCAATAAAATAATATCGGATATCATAACAGCTAAAAAAATAAAGGTGAGATCGGAAAAATAAAAATAAGACGGATCAAAAACCCCTTTTCTTGCTACTTCCATCATTCCACTGGATAAAAAAGCTCCCAATAAAATGCCTAAACTAGCAAAAATCATAATGGTTTTACGAGAAGCCACTTTAGATCCAATAGCAGAATTGAGAAAATTGACTGCATCATTAATTAAACCTACAATAAGATCAAAAATAGATAAAACAAAAAGGATCACTATAATTGATGGATAAAAAAGTTTCATAATAAAGAGGTAAGTATTAATTTTACGACAAAAACAAAAGTATATTATTTTCGGGGTTTGTTTTTTTTTAGAAATTGAAAATAATTTATTCCTATTTTACAATTTTTTTAAAGATTCTTTGATAAGATTTTCTACAGTAGTAGATTCCGGATTTTTATCCAAGATATCCTCTAAAACTTTTTTAGATTCTTTAGGAGAAAAACCTAGTACGATCAAAGCACTTAAAGCTTCTTTTTTTATGAAAGAAGGGGAATGATCGAAAAAGTTAACGTTTTTTCCTTTTTTAGGAATAGTAGAAATTTTATCTTTCAGTTCTATGATAATTCTATGAGCAGTTTTTCTTCCAATTCCCTTCACATGATTGAATACTTCTATATCTTCTTTAGATATAGATTCTTCTATTTTATATGGTGTTAAGGAAGACAATATGGTTATAGCAGAACTTGGACCGATCCCATTTACGGATATCAAATGAGAAAATATTTTTCTTTCTATTTTATCAAAAAAACCATACAATATATGTTGATTATCCTTGATAAAAAGATAAGTATATATAAAAATTTCTTTTCCTTCTTCTTCCAATAAAGAAGAATAGGTATACGAAGATATATGAAGGGAATATCCGACTCCATTACAATCTATTATTAAATAAGATTGATTTTTTTCAATTAACTTTCCTCTTAAATGTGTGATCACCGTTTTATTAATACAAAAGATGAACCATTATTATTTTTTCCTAAAAAAAATTTGTATGGGGACTCCTCTAAAATCGAAGTGATCACGAATTTTATTTTCAATAAATCTTTTATAAGATTCTTTTATATAATGAGGAAAATTAGAGAAAAAAATAAACTTTGGTGTGGATGTCGGTAACTGAGTACAATATTTAATGGTAATCAATTTTTTTTGTACAGATGGAGGAGGATTTTTTTGAAAAATGGGTAACATAACTCTATTTAATAAATTCGTTTTTAATCTTTTTTTACGTATTTGGAAAATCTGATCAGCTATGGGGAGAATGTTATATATTCCATCTTTATTTTTTGCAGAGATAAAAAGGATGGGAACATTGTCAAATGGAGCAATCTTTTTTCGAATGAAAATTTCGAAATTCTTTTGTATAGAACAATTTTTTCCAGGATTCAATAAATCCCATTTGTTAATAAGAATGATTATTCCTTTCTGATTTTTTTCAACTAATCTAAAAATATTTCTATCCTGTGCCTCCCATCCACGAACCGCATCTACCATTAAAAGACAGATATCTGTATATTCAATGCTTCTTACTGTTCTCATAGTAGAATAAAATTCAAGACTTTCACTTATTTTTGATTTTTTTCTTACTCCAGGTGTATCCACTAAAATACATTTATATCCCCATTTTTTGCATAAAACATCGAGACTATCTCTCGTAGTACCAGAAACATTTGTGACAATATGATGGTTTTTTTCCAAAAAAGAGTTAATCAATGTAGATTTTCCAACATTTGGACGTCCTATCACCGAAAGACGGGGAATCACCTCTTTTTCCACTATTTCTTTTCTTCCTAAAGCTTTCAATAGTTCTATTAATCTATCCAGTAATTCGCCCGTACCACTTCCATTTATAGCGGATATGTAGTAATATTCCCTAAATCCTAAACGAAAAAAATCTGTATTATGATACATGTATTTTCCGTTATCTACTTTATTCACTACTAATAAAATCGATTTTTTATGTTTTCTAAGTAGTTGAGATATTTCTATATCTGTATCTAGTATCCCTATTTTTATATCCACTAAAAATAAAATGATATCTGCCTCTTTTATGGCTATTAAAATTTGTTTGGTAATTTCTGCATCCAGTAGATTGTTATGGGTTGGATTATAACCACCTGTATCTACCAAAGAAAAATGAACTCCATTCCATTCCGATTTTCCATAAATACGATCTCGTGTAACTCCACTTTTGACATGAACAATAGCTTTTCTTCGTCCTACAAGACGGTTGAATAAAGTAGATTTTCCAACATTTGGACGTCCCACTATAGATACGATGTAACTCATTGTAACTAATTATTTACAAATGTAGATTTTTTTCACTAGTTTCATTCATAGATTCTTAGTCAAAGTGTATATTACTGAAAAAAAAAATGCGTATAGATATTGTTAGCGTAGTTCCGGAAATTTTCAAGGGTCCTTTTTCAAGTTTTATTATTCAAAGAGCTATAAATAAAGGAATCATGGATATTCATATTCATGATTTACGAAAATATGGTTTAGGAAAGCGCAAAAAAGTAGACGACTATCCTTATGGAGGAGGAGGTGGAATGGTTTTTAGAATAGAACCTGTATATCAGTGTTTTGATAAATTATTATCAGAAAGAAATTATGATGAAAAAATTTTTATGACTCCTGATGGAATACTTTTTTCACAAAAATATGCGAATGCATTAACTTGTAAGAAAAATATTCTTATTCTGTGTGGTCGTTATAAAGGAATTGATCAGAGGATTAGAGATCACTTAATTTCCAAAGAAATATCTATTGGTCCTTATGTATTATCTGGAGGAGAATTACCTGCGGCTGTTGTAGTAGAATCCATAGCCAGATTATTACCTGGAGTCCTACATAATCCAGATTCCATGATCACGGATTCGTTTCAAATGGAAAAAATGGGATCCCCTCCTATTTACACTCGTCCAGAAATTTACAAAGGATGGGCCGTCCCAAAAATACTTTTATCTGGACATCATAAAAAAATAAAAGAATGGATTTTTCAAAAAAATATCCAAAAAAAATTGAATTCTTAAAGAATCGAATCACATTATGGATTTTTTCCATAAATTAACCGTTCAATAACTTGGTGGATGATCTCAAAATCAAATTTATTTATCAGTTTTTGCATCATTTCTCTAATTTCTTGATTACACAAATTACCTATACTTCCTTCATGAGAATAAGAAGAAATTTCTTTCTTAAAGGGTTTAAAACGTCCATGTTGAATATCCAAACCAACCTTTTGATAAGCTTCTCTAAAAGAATATCCTTTCTGTAGGACAAGTTGATTGACGACTTCTACACTGAATAAGTGTTGATACTTATCCTCTCGAAGAATGTCCTTTCTAACCACAATATGATTCAACATGTACCTAAATATAGAAAAACATTTTTTCAATTCATCAAAAACAGGTAAAAATCTTTCTTTAATTATTTGAAAATCTCTATGGTATCCGGAACACAAATTGGACACAATTAAAGAAATTTCATTAGGCAATGAAGATATTCTATTGCATTTAGCTCGTATGATTTCAAAAACATCTGGATTTTTCTTATGAGGCATAATACTAGATCCGGTAGTAAGAAAATCAGGAAAACTAATGAAATTGAAGTTTTGACTTAAATATAAGCAAATATCTTGGGCCATTTTACTCAAAGTACTGGCTAAAGAAGCAAGGGCTTCTGTTACTATTTTTTCCATTTTTCCACGTCCCATTTGAGCATATACAACATTATAATTTAAATTTTCAAATCCTAATAATTCCGTTGTCATTTTACGATTTAAAGGAAAAGAAGAACCGTAGCCAGCAGCGGAACCTAAAGGATTCTTGTTAGTAATCCGATAAGCTGTGTGAATTAATAACATATCATCTATTAAACTTTCCGCATATGCAGAAAACCAAAGTCCAAAAGAAGAAGGCATAGCAATTTGATAATGAGTATAACCAGGCATTAATATATTTTTATATTGTTCACTTAATTGTAATAATAAATCAAAAAAAGAATAGACTATTAATACAATTTCTTTGATTTCTGTACGAATAAAAAGTTTCAAATCTACCAATACTTGATCATTTCTGGATCTCCCACTGTGAATTTTCTTTCCAATTTCTCCTAAACGATCTGTTAACAAAAATTCTATTTGAGAATGAACATCCTCTATTCCCTCATCCATTTGAAAATTATTTGTTAATATTTCGTGTATATAAATGTGACGCAGTTCCTTAATTAAAATTTTTAAATCTTTTTGATTTAATAATCCAATACTTTCTAACATCATCACATGAGCGATGGTTCCAATGACATCATGTGGGGCTAAAAGTATATCTAATTTTGAATCTTTACCTGAAGTAAATTCTTCTATTTCTCTATTCCTATTATTATGAGGATGGATATCTTTATCTTTTTTCCAAATTTTCACGTGATAACATGTTTTAGATTTTTTCTATCTTTACTTTAATTTAAAGATCCTATAAAACTATTAAAACTATAAATTTTTATGAAAATAGGAAAAATTTCTAATAAAATTAGAATTGTTTATGTATGAGTAATAAAAATACAGATTATACAGCAGATAGCATCCAATCCCTAGAAGGGATTGAACATATAAGGCGTAGACCTTCTATGTATATTGGAGACGTGGGAATTAGAGGATTGCATCATTTAGTATATGAAGTGATCGATAATTCCGTAGATGAATCATTAGCAGGTTATTGTAATAAAATATGGGTGACCATTCACAAAAATGGATTTATTACAGTCATGGATAATGGTCGGGGGATCCCTATCGATATTCATAAAAAAGAAGGAAAGTCTGCTCTTGAAGTAGTCATGACTAAAATAGGAGCGGGTGGAAAATTTGACAAAAACTCCTATAAAATTTCTGGAGGATTGCATGGGGTAGGGATATCCTGTGTCAATGCCTTATCCAAAAGACTTATAGTGACAGTTTATCGTAACGGAAAAGTTTACCAACAAGAATATTTGAGAGGAACACCTCTTGATCGGGTACAATGTTTGGGAACAACGAATCTGCAAGGAACAAAAATTCATTATATAGCTGATAATTCTATTTTCAATTCGATCACATATCATTATGAAATATTATCCACACGTTTGAAAGAATTAGCTTTTCTAAATAAAGGATTGCACTTATTTTTAAAAGACGAAAGGAGTCACATAGAAGAAGACCCAAAACAAGAGTATTTTTTCTCTAAAAATGGATTAAAAGAATACCTCACTATTCTAGATAAGAATCAAGAACCCTTAACAAGGAACATGATTTTTATTGAAGGAGAAAAAGAAAATACCATTGTAGAAGTAGCAATGCAGTACAATACCTCTTTCAAAGAGAGAATTTATTCTTATGTGAATAATATCAATACTTCGGAAGGAGGGACTCATATTTCTGGATTTCGAAGAGCATTAACAAGAACATTTAAGAAATACACGGATGGACTTTTATCCAACAAAGATAATAAAAAAGACAAAGTAGATTTGACGGGAGATGATTTCCGAGAAGGTCTTACAGCTATTATATCTGTAAGGGTGATGGAACCTCAATTTGAAGGACAAACTAAAACAAAATTAAGCAATCACGAAGTAGGAGGAATTGTAGATAAAATTGTGGGGGAGATGTTAAACAGTTATCTAGAAGAAAACCCCAGTGATAGAAGAAAAATTATTGATAAAGTCATCTTATCGGCTAAAGCACGTCAAGCTGCTAAAAAAGCTCGTGAATTAATACAAAAAAAGAATCCCATATACAATAGCATTTTACCTGGAAAATTAGCGGATTGTTCTTTCAATAATCCAGAAAATTGTGAAATTTATTTGGTAGAAGGAGATTCTGCAGGAGGAACGGCTAAACAAGGTAGAGATCGTAGCTTTCAAGCTATCTTACCTTTACGAGGGAAGATCCTAAATGTAGAAAAGGCAATGCAACATAAAATATTTGAAAATGAAGAAATTAGGAATATATTTACATCGCTGGGGGTTTCTATTGGAACCGAAGAAGATCCAAAAAATTTAAATGTAAAAAAACTTAGATATAATAAAATTATTATTATGACAGATGCAGATATAGATGGAAGTCATATTTCCACTTTGATTTTAACATTGTTCTTTCGTTATATGAAACCATTAATAGAAAAGGGACACATCTATATTGCGACCCCTCCTCTTTATTTAATCCGAAAAGGAAATCATTCTCAATATGCTTGGAGTGATGAGGAAAGAGAAAACATTCTCCAAAGATTAGGAGGAAGAAAAAAGGTCAATGTACAACGTTATAAAGGATTAGGAGAAATGAATGCGGAACAACTTTGGGAAACTACTATGAATCCCAAAAAAAGGACCTTACGCAAGGTTCATATAGAAAACATTTCGGAAGCCGATAAAATATTTTCTATTCTTATGGGAGAGGAAGTCCCTCCACGTAGAAATTTCATAGAAAAAAATGCAATTTATGCAAAAATTGATGTTTAGTTTTAGTGTATTACATGCAAAAAAAGATAATTAATGAATTATATTCAATCAATCCTATTAGGGATTATTGAAGGTCTTACAGAATTTTTTCCTATTTCTTCTACAGGACATATGATCCTTGCAGCTTCCATTATGGGAATACTCGATAAAACAATCACGAAATTATTCCTGATATCTGTTCAATTTGGAGCGGTTTTTTCGATGGTTTTTTTATATCGAAAAAAATTTTTTTTTCAAAAAGCAGATTTTTATCTAAAAATTTTTCTGGCTAGTTTTCCTATAGGAATTTTTGGTTTTTTATTGAATAGCAGAACAAATTTATTCTTAGGAAATCCACTCATCGTCGCTTTTTTTCTTATTATAGGAGGAATAATTCTTTTGAAAGTGGAAAATGTTTATGGAAAAAATTTGGATAAAAGTAATCATATCAATTATTTTCAAGCTTTTATTATTGGATTATGCCAATGTATGGCTATAATTCCAGGAGTATCTAGAAGTGCGGCTACGATAGCTGCTTGTATGTTACAAAATATTCATAGAATCAAGGCTATTGAATTTTCTTTTTTTTTATCTGTTCCGGTTATTGTTATTGCCACATGTAAAAAATTATTTGACTATTATTTTCAATTAATTTATTTCAGTTTTCCATGTAATTTTCGTCTTATCATTCCCATAGGCAAAGAACTTTTACTACAAGAAATCCAGTTATTGATTATTGGAAATATAGTCGCTTTCATTACAGGAATTTTATCGATAAAATGTTTTATGGCTTATTTAAAAAGAAATAATTTTAAATTGTTTGGATATTATCGAATTATTTTTGGACTGTTATTCATTGTGATCCATTATGTTTTTCAACCGATTGGAAAGTTCAAGTTTTGAAAAATTTATCAGAATCCGCATTCGAAAAGGATCAGCTTTTATTAATAGATAAACCGTGGGGGTGGACTTCTTTTGAAGTTGTGAAAATAATCAGAAAAAAAATTAGGAGTTTTTTTGGAGAAAACTTAAAAATAGGACATGCGGGTACTCTAGATCCTCTTGCTACAGGACTTTTAATTGTTCTTATAGGGAGAAAATATACCAAAAAAGTGGATTATATTCAAAATTATAAAAAAACTTATACAGGAATTATCAAACTGGGTTGTATGACCCAATCTTTTGATTCAGAAACCGAAGAATATAATTTATCTTCCACTTCACATATCACCCATGAACTTGTTCAAGAAATATCTAAAAAATTTAATGGAGAAATAAATCAATATCCACCTGATTTTTCCGCCTTACGAATGAAAGGAAAACGATTATACGAATATGCTAGAAAAGGCAAAAAAATCAATCATATGAAACCTAGAAGAGTCAAAATTTATAAATTTCATATCTTAAAAATTGGAATCCCCTATATTCAATTTTTTGTAGAATGTGGGAAAGGAACTTATATTCGATCCATCGCCAAAGATTTTGGAATAGCGATAAAAAGCGGAGCATATCTTCTTTCTTTAAGAAGAGAAAGCATAGGTCCTTTTTCTATTAAGAATAGTTATTCTATGGATTTTGAACTTTCAAATTCAAAAAGGATGAATCTTACAGGTTAGTTATTTTTTTTTCTGACCAAACATGAAATTTTTGATGGGCTTCTTCATCACTAAATGCCCCCTTTTTAACTCCTTCTAATAAATGTTTTTTTAGTAACACTCCTTTTTTAGAAAAAATGGATCTTACTGTATCTGTTGGTTGTGCACCTTTCATTAACCACAATACAGACTTTTGTATTTTTAATACTGTTGAAGGAGGATCAGTATGAGGATTGTAAGTCCCTAGTTTTTCAATAAATTTACCATCTCTTGGAGCACGAGAATCAGCTACCACTATATGGTAAATAGGCCTATGTTTTTTCCCGATTCTTTTTAAACGTATTTTAACAGACATAATTAATTCATTTTTTTATAGAAAAAATTTTATATTACATAATTTAAGACAAAAATATCGTTTATTTTATCCTTAAAAAAAAAAACGATGATTTTGTTGCGCATAGAGTAAAGTTAGGATTGGAGGATCTCTTTAACATTGTAGGAATTTCAGGGATTCCATGAAGGACGGTGTCCTACACAATAGGTTTTTTTTCATCTAAAAATAGCTTTATGCATAATTGTTTTTGAAAAAAAATGGTATATATTTACATTTTTCATAGACCCGTTGTGTAACGGTAGCACAGCAGATTTTGGTTCTGTTAGTTGGGGTTCGAGTCCCTACGGGTCTGTTACCAGATAATCCTTTAGTAGAGATGTTGAATTTTACAAAATGAGTATTGGAATGAAAGTAAAAAAAGAAAAAATTTTACTAATAGCATTTTTAAGTGTTTTAGCATATGTTTTTATCCACTTATCAAAATCATTTTTTGGATTAGATAAAGGGATTCTTTGCATGTTGAGATGTTTCGTTATATCTCTATTCATATTTTATGCATTTCTGAAAAAGGACTTAACAACTTGGATTTTGTTATCCATCATCATAGGAATAGAAGTCGGATTAGATCAACCGAAGATTGCTATAGAACTAAGATTTTTATCTCAAATATTTTTGAGAATGATCAAAACGATTATAGCTCCAATATTATTTTCCACTTTAATAGTGGGTATAGCTAGTCACTCTAATATTAAACAATTAGGGAGTATGGGATGGAAATCTCTCCTGTATTTCGAAATAGTAACGACTTTAGCCTTGTTCATTGGTCTTATTGCCATTAATGTATCTCAAGCAGGAGTAGGAATTGTAATGCCTTCAGGAATGATGGAACAGCAATTACCGAAAGTAGAAAGTAGATCTTGGCAAGATACGATCCTTCATGTTTTTCCAGAAAATTTCATTAAATCTATTTATCATGGAGATGTATTACCTATTGTGGTATTTTCCGTTATTTTTGGTGTATCTATGGTTTTTTTGGATGAAAAAAAACGTAGTCCTCTATTACTATTTGCAGAGAGTCTTTCAGAGATCATGTTTAAATTTACTAAGATCATCATGTATTTTGCTCCTATAGGAGTAGGATCTGCTATCGCTTATACAGTAGGACATATGGGATTGGATATATTATATAATCTTTTTCAATTATTATTGACCCTTTATATTGCTTTGCTTATATTTTTAATAGTGGTTTTATTCCCTATTCTTTTGTGGATTAAAGTTCCTTTAAGAGGGTTTGTCAAAGCCTTAACGGAACCTGTATCCTTAGCGTTTGCTACTACAAGTTCCGAATCGGCCTTACCTCTTCTTATGGAAAATTTAGAAAAATTAGGTGTTCCTAGAAAAATTGTTGCTTTTGTGATTCCTACAGGTTATAGTTTTAATTTAGATGGAACAACTCTTTATTTATCTTTAGCTACTGTGTTTGTAGCACAAGCTTCTGGAATTCCTTTGAGTTTTAGTCAACAAATATTTATAGGTTTAACTTTAATTTTAACTAGTAAAGGTGTTGCTGGAGTACCCAGAGCGTCTTTAGTAATTCTTTTAGCTACTGTAGCGTCTTTTGGGTTACCTACTTGGCCAATATTAGCAATTATAGGAATAGATGAATTGATGGATATGGCTCGAACTACTGTAAACGTTATAGGAAATGGATTGGCAAGTTGTGTCATTGCTCGTTCAGAAGGAGAATTAGACGATAAAAAAATGTTAGATTATATAAAACGTGAGAACTAACGGTTAAGGAATTAAATCGTATTTTTTGAAGAAAAGTTGTTTTTTTTATAAAAAAAAAAATTCTCTAGTTACAAATGGAGTAGTTACGAAAAAAAGTCCTTCCAATATCGCTCTGATAAAATATTGGGGTAAGCATAAAAATAAAATTCAAATTCCGTCTAATTCGTCTATTAGTTATTCTCTAGGAAATATTTATACAGAGACACGATTAATTTATCATCTGAGAGAAAAAAAAAAGAGGTCTATAAGAATTTTCTTTTCTGGAAAAGAAAATACTAGTTTTCTTCCAAAAATTTTGGAATTTTTTCATAGGATTTCACTTTATTGTTCTTATTTACGAGATTTCAATTTTGTGATAGAAACCAAGAATACTTTTCCACACAGTAGTGGAATAGCTTCTTCTGCCTCCTCTATGAGTGCTTTAGCTTTATGTATCATGGAAATAGAAAAAAAATTAGTTGCTTCTTTAGAAGAAGATTTTTTTTTAAAAAAAGCATCTTTTTTAGCCAGATTGGGTTCTGGTAGCGCTTGTCGATCTATATATCCTGGACTTGTGGTTTGGGGGTTTCACAAATCCATAAAGGGAAGCAATAATCTTTATGCTATCCCTTATCCCTATAAAATACACCCTATTTTTACAAAGATGGGAGATACTATTTTAGTAATAGATGAATATCCTAAAAAAATTTTGAGTTCAAAAGGACATCAACTAATGATTCACCACCCTTATGCTAAAGAAAGATTTAAATGTGCTAATAAAAATATGGATAGACTAATATCCATATTAAAAATGGGGGATTTACAAGAATTTGGAAAATTAATAGAACATGAAGCTTTGACATTACATGCCATGATTATGACCTCTCATCCCTATTTCTTATGGATGAAACCGAATACACTTCACGTACTTTATAAAGTATGGGATTTTAGAAAACAAAGCAAAAAAAATATCTATTTTACACTAGATGCAGGAGCAAATGTTCACCTTTTATATCCTATTCAAGAAAAAGTCTCCATCATAAAATGGATATATAGTGATCTTTTCTCTTTTTGTAAAAAAATTATCGAAAGTTTTTGTCAATAAATGGATTGATTGTCTATCTTTGTTTTGTTCTGAACATAAATAAATGGTGGACGTAGCTCAGTTGGTTTAGAGCATCAGATTGTGGTTCTGAGGGTCGCCGGTTCGAATCCGGTCGTCCACCCATTCATTAATTTAATGTTTTTTTTATTCTTGTTAAAGCCTCTATAATTTTATTCTCTGTAGAAGCATAAGAAATGCGTAAACCATCCTTATCTCCGAAAGCACTTCCACTAACAGTAGCCACTTGAGCTTTTTCAAGTAAAAAGTCAGATAAATCGTCCGAATTTTGAATAATCCTTCCATCAAATTTTTTTCCAAAAAGATCTGAAACATTTGGAAAAACATAAAAAGCGCCATGTGGTTTACTTATCTGAAATCCATTAATCTCTTTTATCATTTCCAAAACTAAATCTCTTCTTTTTTTAAACTCGTTGATCATATATTCTATTTCCATGGGAGAAGCTTGTAATGCAGAAATTGCTGCACGTTGTGCGATAGAATTAGCACAAGAAGTTATTTGTCCCTGTATTTTATCACAAGACTTAGCAATCCATTTTGGAGCTCCAATATATCCAATTCTCCATCCAGTCATAGAGAAAGCTTTAGATAAACCATTTAAGGTGATGACTTGATTATGGATATCAGGAAAAATAGCAATACTGGTATGTTTTTCTTCGTAACAAATATGTTCATAAATCTCATCAGAAAGAATAATGATTTTCGGATATTTTTTGAAAATGTCTGCTAAACTTTTTAATTCTTCATAGGAATAAACACTTCCTGTAGGATTACAAGGGGTACTAAAAATAAATAATTTT is a genomic window containing:
- a CDS encoding dicarboxylate/amino acid:cation symporter; amino-acid sequence: MSIGMKVKKEKILLIAFLSVLAYVFIHLSKSFFGLDKGILCMLRCFVISLFIFYAFLKKDLTTWILLSIIIGIEVGLDQPKIAIELRFLSQIFLRMIKTIIAPILFSTLIVGIASHSNIKQLGSMGWKSLLYFEIVTTLALFIGLIAINVSQAGVGIVMPSGMMEQQLPKVESRSWQDTILHVFPENFIKSIYHGDVLPIVVFSVIFGVSMVFLDEKKRSPLLLFAESLSEIMFKFTKIIMYFAPIGVGSAIAYTVGHMGLDILYNLFQLLLTLYIALLIFLIVVLFPILLWIKVPLRGFVKALTEPVSLAFATTSSESALPLLMENLEKLGVPRKIVAFVIPTGYSFNLDGTTLYLSLATVFVAQASGIPLSFSQQIFIGLTLILTSKGVAGVPRASLVILLATVASFGLPTWPILAIIGIDELMDMARTTVNVIGNGLASCVIARSEGELDDKKMLDYIKREN
- a CDS encoding diphosphomevalonate/mevalonate 3,5-bisphosphate decarboxylase family protein; its protein translation is MKKSCFFYKKKNSLVTNGVVTKKSPSNIALIKYWGKHKNKIQIPSNSSISYSLGNIYTETRLIYHLREKKKRSIRIFFSGKENTSFLPKILEFFHRISLYCSYLRDFNFVIETKNTFPHSSGIASSASSMSALALCIMEIEKKLVASLEEDFFLKKASFLARLGSGSACRSIYPGLVVWGFHKSIKGSNNLYAIPYPYKIHPIFTKMGDTILVIDEYPKKILSSKGHQLMIHHPYAKERFKCANKNMDRLISILKMGDLQEFGKLIEHEALTLHAMIMTSHPYFLWMKPNTLHVLYKVWDFRKQSKKNIYFTLDAGANVHLLYPIQEKVSIIKWIYSDLFSFCKKIIESFCQ
- a CDS encoding pyridoxal phosphate-dependent aminotransferase; the protein is MKNRLSHRLQNISYSQTLAMSSKARELKNKGYDIINLSLGEPNFYPPDFVLDAAKKAIDEGYHYYTPVSGYLELRETICKKFFRDNGLKYLPSQIVVSTGGKQSIMNVLLSLLNRNDEVIIPAPYWVSYYQMVKLCEASPVIISTTMETNFKIHPKQLEEAITPQTKLFIFSTPCNPTGSVYSYEELKSLADIFKKYPKIIILSDEIYEHICYEEKHTSIAIFPDIHNQVITLNGLSKAFSMTGWRIGYIGAPKWIAKSCDKIQGQITSCANSIAQRAAISALQASPMEIEYMINEFKKRRDLVLEMIKEINGFQISKPHGAFYVFPNVSDLFGKKFDGRIIQNSDDLSDFLLEKAQVATVSGSAFGDKDGLRISYASTENKIIEALTRIKKTLN